From the genome of Flavobacterium luteolum, one region includes:
- a CDS encoding response regulator transcription factor — MHILIVEDEVGIVQFLKQGLQEEGYQITTAADGSKGFELVQEQKFDLILLDWMLPKINGLDLCKAIRIKDQTTPIIFLTAKDTVQETIEGLKAGANDYIKKPFSFEELVERIKVHFRNKKKIETLTLGNITMDLSRHIVLKGEEEISLTQREFELLAYLIEHKGKVCTRNQILSDVWEINFEYDTGVIDVFMNAIRKKLNLKIEEDYIKTIRGIGYIAND; from the coding sequence ATGCATATTTTAATAGTGGAAGACGAAGTAGGTATCGTCCAATTTCTAAAACAAGGTTTACAAGAAGAAGGTTATCAAATTACCACAGCTGCCGATGGTTCTAAAGGCTTTGAGCTGGTTCAGGAGCAAAAGTTTGATTTGATTCTTTTAGATTGGATGTTGCCTAAAATTAACGGTCTTGATCTTTGTAAAGCTATTCGAATTAAAGACCAGACTACGCCAATCATTTTCTTGACTGCCAAAGATACTGTTCAGGAAACCATAGAAGGTTTAAAAGCTGGAGCAAACGATTATATCAAAAAGCCTTTTAGTTTTGAAGAATTGGTGGAGCGTATTAAAGTTCACTTTAGAAACAAAAAAAAGATTGAAACTTTGACACTTGGCAATATTACAATGGATTTGTCGAGGCATATTGTATTAAAAGGTGAAGAAGAAATATCACTGACTCAGCGCGAATTTGAGCTGTTGGCTTATTTAATAGAACATAAAGGAAAAGTTTGCACAAGAAATCAGATTTTGAGTGATGTTTGGGAAATCAATTTTGAATATGACACTGGCGTTATTGATGTTTTTATGAATGCAATTCGAAAAAAACTAAACCTTAAAATTGAAGAAGATTATATAAAAACGATTCGAGGCATTGGATATATCGCCAATGATTAA
- a CDS encoding DUF4846 domain-containing protein, translated as MKVKFFFIVAILMIIFCFFSFSETNNTNKNNLLENKIQQRFQLPQGFVREEESKTSFDFFLRNLPLKPLGSNVLYFNGTIKPNRNVYEAVVDLPIGKQDLHQCADAVMRLRADYFYYQKKYDEIHFNFTNGFRADFSKWAAGYRIAIKGNKTTWVKTAKPSDSYETYWKYLETVFMYAGTASLEKELKPINVSNIKIGDVFIKGGFPGHAVIVVDMAVNPKNNQKIMLLAQSYMPAQEIQILKNPNNISLSPWYAVDFGTSLKTPEWTFSSSQLKRF; from the coding sequence ATGAAAGTTAAATTCTTTTTTATTGTAGCAATTTTGATGATAATCTTTTGCTTTTTTTCGTTTTCAGAGACAAATAATACCAACAAAAACAATCTTTTAGAAAACAAGATTCAGCAACGTTTTCAACTGCCTCAGGGATTTGTGAGAGAAGAGGAATCTAAAACTTCATTTGATTTTTTTTTGCGAAATCTTCCATTGAAACCATTGGGTTCAAATGTTTTGTATTTTAATGGAACTATAAAGCCAAATCGAAACGTTTATGAAGCGGTTGTGGATTTACCCATTGGAAAACAGGATTTGCATCAATGTGCTGATGCTGTGATGCGTTTACGAGCGGATTATTTTTATTACCAAAAAAAGTATGATGAAATACATTTTAATTTTACCAATGGTTTTCGAGCTGATTTTAGTAAATGGGCTGCAGGTTACAGAATTGCAATTAAAGGCAACAAAACTACTTGGGTTAAAACTGCAAAACCATCTGACAGTTATGAAACTTATTGGAAATATTTAGAGACGGTTTTTATGTATGCAGGAACGGCTTCGTTAGAAAAAGAACTGAAACCAATTAATGTTTCAAACATAAAAATCGGGGATGTTTTTATAAAAGGAGGCTTCCCAGGCCATGCTGTTATTGTAGTTGATATGGCTGTGAATCCAAAAAACAATCAGAAAATTATGCTTTTAGCACAAAGTTATATGCCAGCACAGGAAATTCAAATATTGAAAAATCCAAATAATATTTCTTTGAGTCCGTGGTACGCTGTCGATTTTGGAACTTCTCTGAAAACCCCCGAATGGACTTTTAGTTCTTCACAATTAAAACGTTTTTAA
- a CDS encoding YeiH family protein yields the protein MKTKEQTTAQLFEINQSVQQVLFLAVILLCLFSIISPPIALLLGVLIVNLFGNPFVEFNHKAITFLLQFSVVGLGFGMNATSAVSAGKEGFVLTVFSIFSTLLFGLLLGRWLKTERKTSHLISCGTAICGGSAIAAISPVIKSNENQTSIALGVIFILNSIALFVFPFIGHQLDLSQKDFGLWCAIAIHDTSSVVGAANKYGAEALQVATTVKLARALWIIPISILTAFLFKSKNSKIKIPYFIGLFIIAMLVNTYVPSTAVFTGHLVGIAKIGLTITLFLIGATLNFATLKTVGVKPLLQGIFLWIFIAVLALVSILYLG from the coding sequence TTGAAAACAAAAGAACAAACCACTGCACAATTATTTGAAATTAATCAATCTGTACAGCAAGTACTTTTTCTTGCCGTAATTCTATTATGTTTATTTTCGATTATTTCTCCACCAATTGCGCTTTTATTGGGCGTTTTAATTGTAAATCTTTTCGGGAATCCATTTGTAGAATTCAATCACAAAGCTATTACGTTTTTATTGCAGTTTTCGGTTGTTGGTTTAGGATTCGGAATGAACGCCACCAGTGCAGTTTCAGCGGGGAAAGAAGGATTTGTTCTAACTGTTTTTTCAATTTTTAGCACTTTACTTTTCGGATTACTTTTAGGAAGGTGGCTTAAAACAGAAAGAAAAACATCCCATTTAATCTCTTGCGGAACAGCAATCTGTGGAGGAAGTGCCATTGCTGCTATTTCACCAGTAATAAAATCAAACGAAAATCAGACTTCAATTGCCTTGGGAGTTATTTTTATATTGAATTCAATTGCCTTATTTGTTTTTCCGTTCATCGGGCATCAATTAGATTTATCTCAAAAAGATTTTGGATTATGGTGTGCCATTGCGATTCACGATACCAGTTCTGTAGTTGGTGCTGCTAATAAATATGGCGCAGAAGCACTGCAAGTTGCTACAACTGTAAAATTGGCAAGAGCTTTGTGGATTATCCCCATTTCAATCTTGACCGCTTTTCTTTTTAAAAGCAAGAATTCAAAAATCAAAATTCCTTATTTTATTGGTTTGTTTATTATAGCAATGCTGGTAAATACTTATGTTCCGTCAACAGCTGTTTTTACAGGACATCTTGTTGGTATAGCAAAAATTGGTTTAACCATAACCTTGTTTTTGATTGGAGCAACTTTAAATTTTGCTACTTTAAAAACAGTAGGAGTAAAGCCTTTGCTTCAAGGTATTTTTCTTTGGATTTTTATAGCAGTTTTAGCTTTAGTATCAATTCTGTATTTAGGATAG
- a CDS encoding M15 family metallopeptidase — protein sequence MKRFFFLVLIFQNAFSQEIPLNVQKLIKAYPDQIIGYKDNKIIFSDKSSLGYDDFKNKTNQELLDHPDIEDQFKFVYNKADKNLIPKEDAGRIRNEAFFKKIYGNSKSEVESKMTEIIWCPKLVNQKIKVTTVNGIDKIVKKLSAELDNNPEFKKYINAIGGTFSWRKISGTNRLSMHSYGMTIDINVKHSNYWQWDCKCKNEEVSLSYRNQIPLKLVSIFEKYGFIWGGNWKHYDTMHFEYRPELLL from the coding sequence ATGAAACGATTCTTTTTTTTAGTCCTTATATTTCAAAATGCTTTTTCTCAAGAAATACCATTGAATGTTCAAAAATTAATTAAAGCATATCCAGATCAAATTATTGGCTATAAAGACAATAAAATTATTTTTAGTGATAAATCAAGTTTAGGTTATGATGATTTTAAGAATAAAACGAATCAAGAATTATTAGATCATCCTGATATTGAGGATCAGTTTAAGTTTGTTTATAATAAAGCAGATAAGAATTTAATTCCAAAGGAAGATGCAGGAAGAATTCGAAATGAAGCTTTTTTTAAGAAAATTTACGGAAATTCAAAATCAGAAGTAGAGTCAAAAATGACTGAAATTATTTGGTGCCCAAAATTAGTAAATCAAAAAATAAAAGTAACAACCGTAAATGGAATTGATAAAATAGTAAAAAAACTCTCTGCAGAATTAGATAATAATCCAGAATTTAAAAAATACATTAATGCTATTGGGGGTACATTTAGTTGGAGAAAAATTTCAGGAACAAACCGATTGAGTATGCATAGTTATGGAATGACAATAGATATTAATGTCAAACATTCTAATTATTGGCAATGGGATTGTAAATGTAAAAATGAAGAAGTTTCTCTTTCGTATAGAAATCAAATTCCCCTCAAGCTAGTTTCAATTTTCGAAAAATATGGTTTTATTTGGGGAGGAAATTGGAAACATTATGATACAATGCATTTTGAGTATCGACCTGAGCTTTTGTTATAA
- a CDS encoding zinc dependent phospholipase C family protein, which produces MKKIQMRPKLIAFGALVIGFIMLSWGNVGHERINKAAVMALPKQLQIFFYNHIDFITQEASVPDIRKYALNYKEEGPRHYFDMENFGSADTYPQTLEEAKQKYDAKFLSDNGILPWYIEDMMAKLTKAFKEKNRAEILFLAADLGHYIGDAHMPLHTSKNHDGQLTDQKGIHSLWESRLPELFVKNYKLNVPEAQYYANVHKAIWDMINDTHTLAQPLLDIDKKLRVATPENKVFEMDAEGKIAKTKYNTSKFSDEYAKKLHEQLNGMVESQMRKAIAATASFWYTAWINAGKPDLSDLDSPAVTQRNYQFLQDDLKLYQKGDLFGMKNQNE; this is translated from the coding sequence ATGAAGAAAATCCAAATGAGACCAAAACTAATCGCTTTCGGGGCTTTAGTTATTGGGTTTATTATGCTTTCATGGGGAAATGTTGGCCATGAGCGTATTAACAAAGCAGCTGTAATGGCTTTACCAAAACAATTACAGATCTTTTTTTACAATCACATTGATTTTATTACACAAGAAGCTTCGGTTCCAGATATCCGTAAGTATGCTTTAAATTATAAAGAAGAAGGGCCAAGGCATTATTTTGATATGGAAAACTTTGGTTCGGCTGACACTTATCCACAGACATTAGAAGAAGCAAAACAAAAATATGATGCTAAATTTTTAAGCGATAATGGAATTTTGCCTTGGTATATTGAAGATATGATGGCGAAATTGACTAAAGCTTTTAAAGAAAAAAACAGAGCTGAAATCTTATTTCTTGCAGCAGATTTAGGTCATTATATTGGTGATGCTCATATGCCATTACATACTTCTAAAAATCACGATGGGCAATTGACTGATCAAAAAGGAATTCACTCGCTATGGGAAAGCAGATTACCGGAATTATTCGTTAAAAATTACAAATTAAATGTTCCTGAAGCGCAGTATTATGCTAATGTTCACAAAGCAATTTGGGATATGATTAATGATACTCATACTTTAGCACAACCTTTATTGGATATTGATAAGAAATTAAGAGTTGCAACTCCAGAGAATAAAGTTTTTGAAATGGATGCAGAAGGTAAAATCGCAAAAACAAAATACAATACTTCTAAATTCTCTGATGAATATGCTAAAAAATTACACGAGCAATTGAACGGAATGGTTGAAAGCCAAATGAGAAAAGCAATTGCTGCAACGGCAAGTTTTTGGTATACTGCTTGGATAAATGCAGGTAAACCTGATTTAAGTGATTTAGACTCACCAGCTGTTACACAAAGAAATTATCAATTTTTGCAGGATGATTTAAAATTATACCAAAAAGGAGATTTATTTGGAATGAAAAACCAAAACGAATAG
- the fabG gene encoding 3-oxoacyl-[acyl-carrier-protein] reductase: MKLLEGKVAIITGASRGIGKGIAEVFAKHGANVAFTYSSSAASAEALEAELNSLGVKAKGYQSNAADFNEAQTFVDAVLADFGTVDILINNAGITKDNLLMRMSEADFDQVIDVNLKSVFNMTKAIQKTFLKQRAGSIINISSVVGVSGNAGQTNYAASKAGAIGFTKSVALELGSRNIRCNAIAPGFIETEMTAKLSEDVVKGWREGIPLKRGGTPEDVANACLFLASDMSGYITGQVLNVCGGMLT; the protein is encoded by the coding sequence ATGAAATTACTAGAAGGAAAAGTTGCAATTATTACTGGTGCAAGCCGTGGAATTGGAAAAGGAATTGCTGAAGTTTTTGCTAAACACGGAGCAAACGTTGCTTTTACATACAGCTCATCTGCTGCATCTGCAGAAGCTTTAGAAGCAGAATTAAATAGTTTAGGAGTAAAAGCGAAAGGATACCAATCTAACGCAGCAGATTTTAACGAAGCTCAGACTTTTGTTGATGCTGTTTTAGCAGATTTTGGAACTGTAGATATCTTAATCAATAATGCTGGAATTACAAAAGACAACCTATTAATGCGTATGTCTGAGGCAGATTTTGACCAAGTAATTGATGTAAACTTGAAATCGGTTTTCAATATGACAAAAGCGATTCAGAAAACTTTCTTAAAACAAAGAGCAGGATCTATTATCAATATTAGTTCTGTTGTTGGAGTTTCTGGAAATGCTGGTCAGACAAACTACGCAGCTTCTAAAGCTGGTGCAATCGGATTTACAAAATCTGTAGCTCTTGAGTTAGGTTCTCGTAACATTCGTTGCAATGCAATCGCTCCAGGTTTCATCGAAACTGAAATGACTGCAAAATTATCAGAAGATGTAGTAAAAGGATGGAGAGAAGGTATTCCGTTGAAACGCGGAGGAACTCCAGAAGACGTAGCAAATGCTTGTTTATTCCTTGCTTCAGATATGAGCGGATACATTACAGGACAAGTTCTTAATGTTTGCGGAGGAATGCTAACATAA
- a CDS encoding LTA synthase family protein: MNFFKKLSPFYNLALLYFIVSFTLRIVLLFHPITQSSFAFSESLKIFSLGLLSDFFVFILASAFLWMYLVFISNSKYNKPYGYIILGGFVALLIYLASGKSIFDEYGGALPKIVLIFVGVKTILFALFLFLPKHKTKIRFWLFAFVIFLYVLLILQNAISEFFFWNEFGVKYNFIAVNYLIYTNEVIGNIMQSYPVVPIFSALFIVTGIITYFIIKKSRNYIDDIPSFSEKLKITALYAVLFVISLFAVPGLAKTENSKNIFVNELQSNGIYKFYLAFQNNKLDYFKFYKTIPNDKAFAILRQEIPAISKKNTLREIKEDLLEQRKNVVLITIESLSADFMKMYGNEQNITPFLDSLAQKSLLFTNVYAAGNRTVRGLEAVTLCLPPTAGESVVKREDNKNKFSTGSVFLQKGYNVKFMYGGDAFFDNMQDFYSGNGYEIIDKSSFAENEITFSNVWGVCDEDMYNKAIKIMNAEAKQNKPFFNHIMTVSNHRPFTYPNNKIDIPGNIKSRDGGVKYTDYALRQFFNQAKKQPWFKNTVFVIVADHCASSAGKTELPLDKYRIPALIYTPDMKPEKYTKLMSQIDVMPTLFGLLNFDYQSKFFGSDVFKSDYQPRAFIATYQDLGLIKDGVLTILSPKQQIKQFQLKLNPTPGIAPEFQIHYDEIPLKSENESLIDHTISYYQAASYVLKEKEYQHTGLTGKNDKLYAKVR; encoded by the coding sequence ATGAATTTTTTCAAAAAACTTTCGCCTTTTTACAATCTTGCTTTATTGTATTTTATTGTAAGTTTTACACTTAGAATAGTATTGCTGTTTCATCCCATAACTCAAAGCTCATTTGCTTTCTCTGAGAGTTTAAAAATCTTCTCATTAGGTCTATTATCTGACTTTTTTGTGTTTATTTTAGCATCAGCTTTCTTGTGGATGTATCTTGTTTTCATTTCTAATTCAAAATACAACAAGCCTTACGGATATATTATTCTTGGAGGTTTTGTAGCACTTTTAATTTATTTGGCTTCCGGAAAAAGCATATTTGATGAATATGGTGGTGCTCTGCCTAAGATCGTTTTGATTTTTGTTGGTGTAAAAACAATTCTATTTGCTCTTTTTCTTTTTCTTCCAAAGCATAAAACCAAAATAAGATTCTGGCTTTTTGCCTTTGTAATCTTTCTATATGTTTTATTGATTCTTCAAAATGCGATAAGCGAGTTTTTCTTTTGGAATGAATTCGGTGTCAAATACAACTTCATAGCTGTTAATTATTTAATATACACAAATGAGGTTATCGGTAATATTATGCAATCGTATCCTGTAGTTCCTATATTTTCTGCTTTATTTATTGTAACAGGAATTATTACTTATTTTATCATCAAGAAATCAAGAAATTACATCGACGACATTCCTAGTTTTTCTGAAAAACTAAAAATTACTGCTTTATACGCCGTTCTATTTGTTATTTCTCTATTTGCTGTACCAGGCTTGGCAAAAACGGAAAATTCAAAAAACATCTTTGTTAATGAATTACAATCTAATGGAATTTATAAATTCTATCTGGCATTTCAGAACAACAAATTGGATTATTTTAAATTCTATAAAACTATTCCAAACGATAAAGCTTTTGCAATTTTAAGACAAGAAATACCTGCTATTTCTAAAAAAAACACTTTACGTGAAATAAAAGAAGATTTACTAGAGCAACGTAAAAACGTCGTTTTAATCACCATTGAAAGCTTAAGTGCTGATTTCATGAAAATGTATGGGAATGAACAAAATATTACGCCATTTTTAGATAGTCTTGCACAAAAAAGTTTACTCTTTACCAATGTATATGCAGCAGGAAACCGTACAGTTCGTGGCCTTGAAGCTGTAACTTTATGCCTTCCTCCAACAGCTGGTGAAAGCGTTGTGAAGAGAGAAGACAATAAAAATAAATTCTCTACTGGATCTGTTTTTCTTCAAAAAGGCTATAACGTAAAATTCATGTACGGCGGAGATGCTTTTTTTGATAATATGCAAGATTTCTACTCCGGAAACGGTTATGAGATTATTGACAAGTCGAGCTTTGCTGAAAACGAAATTACATTTTCTAACGTTTGGGGAGTTTGTGATGAAGATATGTATAATAAAGCTATAAAAATCATGAATGCTGAAGCTAAGCAAAATAAGCCTTTCTTCAATCATATCATGACAGTTAGCAATCACAGACCTTTTACATATCCTAACAATAAAATTGATATTCCTGGTAATATCAAATCACGTGATGGCGGTGTGAAATATACAGATTATGCACTTCGTCAGTTTTTCAATCAAGCTAAAAAACAGCCTTGGTTTAAGAATACTGTTTTTGTAATTGTAGCCGATCACTGCGCATCGAGCGCAGGAAAAACTGAGCTTCCGTTAGACAAATACAGAATTCCAGCTTTGATATACACGCCAGATATGAAGCCTGAAAAATATACCAAATTGATGTCGCAAATTGATGTAATGCCAACTTTGTTTGGATTGCTAAATTTTGATTATCAAAGTAAGTTCTTCGGTAGTGATGTTTTTAAATCTGATTATCAACCGAGAGCTTTTATAGCAACGTATCAAGATTTAGGGTTAATTAAAGATGGAGTTCTAACTATTTTATCTCCAAAACAACAGATAAAACAGTTTCAATTAAAACTAAATCCTACGCCAGGTATAGCTCCAGAATTTCAAATTCATTACGATGAAATTCCTTTAAAATCTGAAAATGAAAGTTTAATTGACCACACCATTTCTTATTACCAAGCAGCTTCTTATGTATTGAAAGAGAAAGAATACCAGCATACTGGCTTAACAGGTAAAAATGATAAATTGTACGCAAAAGTTCGCTAA
- a CDS encoding LysR family transcriptional regulator, which yields MDFRLKVFYTVALRLNFTKAATELYITQPAVSKHIQELEETYKTKLFERNGSKIALTPAGKILLKYTKSIFDIYREIDFEMSSFNKERQGLLRLGASTTISQYIISPVLASFHQKQKDIKVNLLNGNTEQIENALINKEIEIGIVEGQSKNQSIKYIPFLKDELVLVCNSNNPFVKQNEISVNDLKSMKFITRERGSGTLEVIEFALKKAGLKFSDLQIEMQLGSTESIKSYLLNSDCFAFMSIHAVNKELKNKELIVLDVEKLSVERYFYIITLQGKSDSLSELFIQNLATHYNLKL from the coding sequence ATGGACTTCAGGCTAAAAGTTTTCTATACCGTTGCGCTCCGCCTTAATTTTACTAAAGCGGCAACAGAATTGTATATTACGCAGCCGGCAGTTTCCAAACATATCCAAGAATTAGAAGAAACGTATAAAACCAAACTCTTCGAACGAAACGGTTCTAAAATTGCTTTAACCCCAGCTGGAAAAATCCTTTTAAAATATACTAAAAGTATTTTCGATATTTATCGCGAAATAGATTTTGAAATGAGTTCTTTCAATAAAGAACGGCAAGGATTATTGCGATTAGGAGCGAGTACTACCATTTCGCAATATATTATTTCTCCAGTTTTGGCTAGTTTTCATCAGAAACAAAAAGACATAAAAGTCAATTTACTGAATGGAAATACAGAGCAAATCGAAAACGCCTTAATCAATAAAGAAATTGAGATCGGAATTGTAGAAGGACAGTCCAAAAATCAATCTATAAAGTACATTCCGTTTTTAAAAGACGAATTGGTTTTAGTTTGCAATAGCAATAATCCATTTGTTAAACAAAATGAAATTTCGGTAAACGATTTAAAATCAATGAAATTCATAACTCGAGAGCGTGGATCGGGAACACTTGAAGTTATAGAATTTGCTTTGAAGAAAGCAGGTTTAAAATTTTCAGATTTACAAATCGAAATGCAACTTGGAAGTACGGAAAGTATAAAATCATATTTGCTGAACTCTGATTGTTTTGCTTTTATGTCTATTCATGCTGTAAATAAAGAGCTAAAAAACAAAGAGTTGATTGTTTTGGACGTAGAAAAACTGTCTGTAGAAAGATACTTTTATATTATTACTTTACAAGGAAAATCAGATTCTTTATCAGAATTATTTATTCAAAATTTGGCTACTCATTATAACTTGAAGTTATAG
- a CDS encoding zinc-binding metallopeptidase has protein sequence MKIFKTYKTVVIAGALLLASCAHEDQPKESQLDFSTPQKTELDNWIGTNFLSPYNINVYYEWNQNMVDENKYLYPPQGAKVQPAMEVVKKIWIDSYSTIGGKDFVKKIAPREFVLVGGINLNTNGTVTLGLAEAGQRVSLFQVDNLNKKSRSSVTQFIHTIQHEYVHILNQTKPFDEQAWAKLTPSGYTTTWYTEAIATSRSLGFITSYARLNIYEDFAETAATILTSSKAEYDAILASITDVNARNNIKAKEALVVKYYKDSFNIDFYALRDEAQKNTDAVINN, from the coding sequence ATGAAGATATTCAAAACATATAAAACAGTAGTTATTGCGGGCGCCTTGTTGCTTGCTTCATGCGCACACGAAGATCAGCCAAAAGAAAGCCAGTTAGATTTTTCTACACCACAAAAAACAGAATTAGACAATTGGATTGGTACAAATTTCTTAAGTCCATACAATATCAATGTGTATTACGAATGGAACCAGAATATGGTAGACGAAAATAAATACTTATATCCTCCACAGGGAGCTAAAGTGCAGCCAGCAATGGAAGTTGTAAAGAAAATCTGGATTGATAGTTATAGTACTATTGGGGGAAAGGATTTTGTGAAAAAAATTGCTCCAAGAGAATTTGTTCTTGTTGGGGGTATAAACTTGAATACAAATGGTACTGTAACGCTTGGGCTTGCAGAAGCTGGTCAAAGAGTTTCTCTTTTTCAGGTTGATAATCTTAACAAAAAGAGCAGATCTAGTGTAACGCAATTTATCCATACTATTCAGCACGAATACGTACATATTTTAAACCAAACTAAACCTTTTGATGAGCAAGCTTGGGCAAAATTAACCCCTTCTGGATATACTACTACATGGTATACAGAAGCAATTGCAACCTCTAGATCTTTAGGCTTTATTACAAGCTATGCTAGATTAAACATATATGAAGATTTTGCAGAAACTGCAGCTACTATATTAACTAGTTCAAAAGCAGAGTACGATGCCATTTTAGCAAGTATTACAGATGTTAATGCGAGAAATAATATTAAAGCAAAAGAAGCTTTAGTGGTTAAATATTATAAAGATTCTTTCAATATAGACTTTTACGCATTAAGAGACGAAGCTCAAAAAAATACAGATGCTGTAATAAATAATTAA
- a CDS encoding DUF4302 domain-containing protein, translating to MKVKNIYKCLTIAFAALLLGSCSSPEVDAKFDQNATDRLSGRQKELNDLLLSSADGWKAVYYTDSTQLGGWTHLFKFLPNMKVDMASDFTGKDDEIDTKTYQSQYDLQVGSTVSLVFSTQNRIHLLSDASNYPTAALLAKGYLGDFQFYYYGQKNGDIIFRTNRNSHFLRFVKATPKDWADLPGNVPIIKAITGDMNSPLFRILAINDGTTTKNYDFDYNTSARFGTGYPLDPAVNTSYDLAFSFNPKGAYTKLPLDVKGQKLTDFVYDSATNTFVATGKDGVKATIMYSNVPPRLTDDYKVTLPAPGAPSTAYGYIAANLGNAPSNTPLCRLLLNEINNASAAKVNRVQFSFFNNRTVDIMYSFTGGKATVYHRATITEDAVNKTIILKHSLWHNGTAVIPADPLLKNFDDKLMDPKGLYVTKESFKVGASNTIYTFTGASSSFRLTTYAFQ from the coding sequence ATGAAAGTAAAAAATATATATAAGTGCTTAACGATCGCTTTTGCAGCTTTGCTTTTGGGATCATGTTCAAGTCCAGAAGTTGATGCAAAATTTGATCAAAATGCCACTGATCGATTAAGTGGACGTCAAAAGGAATTAAACGATTTATTGCTTTCATCAGCAGATGGTTGGAAAGCAGTTTATTATACTGATAGTACACAATTAGGAGGATGGACACATCTGTTTAAATTTTTGCCAAATATGAAAGTAGATATGGCATCAGATTTTACAGGTAAAGATGATGAAATTGATACGAAAACGTATCAAAGTCAGTATGATCTTCAGGTTGGAAGTACTGTGAGTTTAGTTTTTAGCACGCAGAATAGAATCCATCTTTTATCAGATGCCAGTAATTATCCTACTGCAGCACTTCTTGCGAAAGGATATTTAGGAGATTTTCAGTTTTATTACTATGGACAAAAAAATGGTGACATTATTTTCAGAACAAATAGAAATAGCCACTTTCTTCGTTTTGTAAAAGCTACACCAAAAGATTGGGCTGACTTGCCAGGAAACGTTCCAATTATCAAAGCTATTACGGGGGATATGAATAGTCCGTTATTTAGAATTTTAGCAATAAATGATGGTACCACAACTAAAAACTATGATTTTGATTATAACACAAGTGCGCGTTTTGGTACAGGATATCCTTTAGATCCAGCTGTTAATACAAGTTATGACCTTGCATTCTCATTCAATCCAAAGGGAGCTTATACCAAACTTCCACTAGATGTGAAAGGTCAAAAACTTACCGATTTTGTTTACGACAGCGCAACAAACACTTTTGTGGCTACAGGAAAAGATGGGGTTAAGGCTACTATCATGTATTCAAATGTACCACCTAGACTTACAGATGATTACAAAGTGACTTTGCCAGCGCCTGGAGCACCATCAACAGCTTATGGTTATATTGCTGCGAATCTAGGAAATGCGCCATCGAATACGCCATTGTGCAGATTATTGTTAAATGAAATTAACAACGCATCGGCAGCAAAAGTAAATAGAGTACAATTTAGTTTCTTTAACAATCGTACTGTCGATATCATGTACAGTTTTACAGGCGGAAAAGCAACAGTTTATCACAGAGCAACGATTACTGAAGATGCTGTTAATAAAACGATTATTTTAAAACATTCATTATGGCATAATGGAACTGCGGTTATTCCAGCAGATCCTTTATTGAAAAACTTTGATGATAAATTGATGGATCCAAAAGGTTTATATGTTACTAAAGAAAGTTTTAAAGTTGGTGCATCAAATACAATCTACACTTTTACAGGTGCGTCAAGCAGTTTTAGATTAACTACTTACGCATTTCAATAA